One window from the genome of Dolosigranulum savutiense encodes:
- a CDS encoding glucose-6-phosphate isomerase, with the protein MTHITFNKANVIDTFIQAHELDQMQSQVTAANKLLREGTGAGSDFLGWVDLPTNYDKEEFARIKEAAKKIQENSDVLVVIGIGGSYLGAKAAIDFLNHTFYNELPKEERGGMPQIFFAGNSLSSTYIQHLIDVIGDRDFSVNVISKSGTTTEPAISFRIFKDLLVDRYGEEGARERIFATTDQSKGALKTVADEKGYETFVVPDDVGGRFSVLTAVGLLPIAVSGANIDDLMQGARDAQNAYDNDDLTQNEAYQYAALRNVLHRKGKDTELLINYEPTLQYFSEWWKQLFGESEGKDQRGIYPSSANFTTDLHSLGQYIQEGKRNLFETVIKVEQPTEDIAVPSAPEDLDGLGYLEGKGVDYVNTKAYEGTLLAHTDGDVPNFIIQIPDMSAYTLGYLFYFFEIAVAISGYLNAVNPFNQPGVEAYKKNMFALLGKPGFESLAEELNDRL; encoded by the coding sequence ATGACACATATTACATTCAATAAAGCTAATGTTATCGATACATTCATCCAAGCGCACGAATTGGACCAAATGCAATCACAAGTAACAGCTGCCAACAAATTGTTACGTGAAGGAACGGGTGCCGGTAGTGACTTCCTTGGTTGGGTTGATTTACCAACAAATTATGACAAGGAAGAATTTGCGCGGATTAAAGAAGCAGCCAAAAAAATCCAAGAAAATTCAGATGTACTTGTTGTAATCGGTATTGGTGGATCATACTTAGGTGCTAAAGCAGCAATCGACTTCTTAAACCATACTTTTTATAATGAATTACCAAAAGAAGAACGAGGTGGCATGCCACAAATCTTCTTTGCTGGAAATAGTTTGAGTTCAACATACATCCAGCATTTAATTGATGTAATCGGGGATCGTGACTTCTCAGTTAACGTTATCTCGAAGTCTGGAACAACAACTGAACCCGCTATTTCATTCCGGATTTTTAAAGATTTACTTGTTGACCGTTATGGTGAAGAGGGCGCTCGTGAACGTATTTTTGCAACAACTGATCAATCAAAAGGTGCGCTAAAAACAGTAGCTGATGAAAAAGGTTATGAAACATTTGTTGTACCAGATGATGTCGGTGGACGTTTCTCTGTATTGACAGCAGTTGGTTTATTACCGATAGCAGTAAGTGGTGCGAATATTGATGACTTGATGCAGGGAGCACGCGATGCACAGAATGCATACGACAATGATGATTTAACGCAAAATGAAGCCTACCAATATGCTGCTCTTCGAAATGTCTTGCACCGTAAAGGAAAAGATACAGAGCTATTAATTAATTATGAACCAACACTTCAATATTTCTCAGAATGGTGGAAACAATTATTCGGTGAATCTGAAGGAAAAGATCAGCGAGGTATTTACCCATCTAGCGCAAACTTTACGACTGATTTACATTCATTGGGTCAATATATTCAAGAAGGTAAACGTAATTTATTTGAAACGGTCATTAAAGTCGAGCAACCGACTGAAGATATTGCTGTACCAAGTGCACCAGAAGACTTAGATGGTCTAGGTTACTTGGAAGGAAAAGGTGTTGATTACGTCAACACGAAAGCTTATGAAGGAACATTATTAGCGCATACTGACGGGGATGTGCCGAACTTTATCATCCAAATTCCAGATATGTCAGCTTATACATTAGGTTACTTGTTCTACTTCTTCGAAATTGCAGTTGCCATTTCAGGTTACTTGAATGCTGTTAATCCATTCAACCAACCAGGTGTAGAAGCTTACAAGAAAAATATGTTCGCATTGCTTGGTAAACCTGGCTTTGAATCATTAGCAGAAGAATTGAACGACCGTCTATAA
- a CDS encoding cation diffusion facilitator family transporter, producing the protein MSKQVERLQESENGAKVSIAVYILMAGLKLGVGLFFNASSLIADGFNNFGDVISSIAMLIGLRTSRIPPDDNHPYGHWKAESIASLLTSFIMILLGMQVLTDAIGKILSGELTAPNPLAGIVGLISAMVMWGVHRYNLNLSHKTHSKGLKAVAKDNLADALTSLATAIAIFAASFSLWWVDYVMALIVGGIILKTGVEIASENMFSLSDGFNQQLLNEYRASVIKINGIQQIVSLKARMYGNNIYVDITIVVSGNMSVQESHDLTEKVEELLFKQFDVMHTDVHVEPASMH; encoded by the coding sequence ATGTCCAAGCAAGTTGAACGATTACAGGAATCTGAGAATGGAGCCAAAGTAAGTATCGCCGTGTATATACTAATGGCAGGATTAAAACTTGGTGTAGGCTTATTTTTTAATGCTTCTTCTTTAATTGCTGATGGATTTAATAACTTTGGGGATGTTATTTCTTCCATAGCGATGCTAATTGGTTTACGAACTTCTCGCATTCCTCCTGATGACAACCATCCCTATGGGCATTGGAAAGCAGAATCTATCGCTAGCTTACTCACTTCATTTATTATGATACTATTGGGAATGCAAGTCCTCACTGATGCGATTGGAAAGATACTAAGTGGTGAACTGACCGCCCCAAATCCACTTGCTGGTATTGTTGGACTTATCTCCGCTATGGTGATGTGGGGTGTCCACCGCTACAATCTCAATCTGTCACACAAGACCCACAGTAAGGGGTTGAAAGCTGTCGCCAAAGATAACTTAGCTGATGCACTTACCAGTCTAGCCACTGCTATTGCTATCTTTGCCGCTTCATTTTCTCTCTGGTGGGTAGATTATGTTATGGCTCTTATCGTTGGTGGAATTATATTAAAAACTGGTGTCGAAATTGCTTCAGAGAATATGTTTTCCTTATCTGATGGATTCAATCAACAGCTTCTCAATGAATATAGAGCTTCAGTTATTAAAATCAACGGAATTCAACAAATTGTTTCTTTGAAGGCACGGATGTATGGCAATAACATCTATGTTGATATTACTATCGTTGTTAGTGGTAACATGAGTGTTCAAGAAAGTCATGATTTAACTGAAAAAGTCGAAGAATTATTGTTTAAACAGTTCGATGTCATGCATACGGATGTCCATGTTGAACCAGCAAGTATGCATTAA
- the guaB gene encoding IMP dehydrogenase has translation MSVWDHKFDREGLTFDDVLLVPGYSEVLPKEVSLKTTLNDKLHLNLPIISAGMDTVTESEMAIAMARAGGLGVIHKNMPIEAQAAEVDRVKRSENGVIRKPFFLTPTDTIEQANHLMAKFKISGVPIVDSAKTQRLVGILTNRDIRFVEHMGDTIDTYMTADELITAPIGTTLDEAEKILHQNRIEKLPLVDKDNKLAGLITIKDIDKVIAYPDAAKDKHGRLVVAAAVGIGSDTDARIDALIKAEVDALVIDTAHGHSAGVLKKVKEIRQQYPEVVLIAGNVATAEGTRALIDAGADVVKVGIGPGSICTTRIVAGVGVPQLTAIYEAASAARKLDVPIIADGGIKYSGDIVKALAAGGAAVMLGSMLAGTDESPGEFEIFEGRRFKTYRGMGSIGAMRSGSGDRYFQAETAADKRVPEGIEGRVAYKGSVQDILYQLAGGVRSGMGYCGTAQIKDLHEKAQFVQMSNTGLAESHPHDVQITKESPNYSRKS, from the coding sequence GTGAGTGTATGGGATCATAAATTTGATCGTGAAGGTCTAACGTTTGATGATGTCTTATTAGTACCGGGGTATAGCGAGGTGCTCCCCAAAGAAGTTTCATTAAAAACCACATTAAATGACAAATTACACCTGAATTTACCAATTATTAGTGCGGGAATGGATACAGTAACTGAGTCTGAAATGGCAATTGCTATGGCACGTGCAGGCGGGCTCGGTGTAATTCATAAAAATATGCCGATTGAAGCACAAGCGGCTGAGGTTGATCGCGTTAAACGATCAGAGAATGGCGTTATTCGCAAACCTTTTTTCTTAACACCGACTGATACGATTGAACAGGCGAATCACTTAATGGCTAAGTTCAAAATTAGTGGTGTGCCTATTGTAGATAGTGCTAAAACACAACGTTTAGTCGGCATTTTAACCAATCGTGATATTCGATTTGTCGAACATATGGGCGATACAATTGATACGTACATGACAGCCGATGAGTTAATTACGGCACCGATTGGAACAACATTGGACGAAGCTGAAAAAATCTTACATCAAAACCGCATCGAAAAATTACCCCTTGTAGATAAAGATAATAAATTAGCCGGATTAATTACCATTAAAGATATTGATAAAGTTATCGCCTATCCTGATGCGGCTAAGGATAAACATGGTCGCTTAGTGGTTGCAGCTGCTGTTGGTATTGGCTCTGATACCGATGCACGAATTGATGCGTTAATTAAGGCTGAAGTTGATGCGCTCGTGATTGATACAGCACACGGGCACAGTGCCGGTGTGCTGAAAAAAGTCAAAGAAATTCGTCAGCAGTATCCCGAAGTGGTCTTAATTGCTGGTAATGTGGCAACAGCTGAAGGAACACGGGCACTGATTGATGCTGGTGCTGATGTGGTGAAAGTCGGAATTGGGCCTGGCTCAATTTGTACGACTCGAATTGTAGCCGGTGTCGGTGTGCCGCAGTTGACAGCAATCTATGAAGCGGCTTCGGCTGCGAGAAAGCTCGATGTACCGATTATAGCTGATGGTGGGATTAAGTATTCTGGGGATATTGTGAAGGCGCTGGCAGCAGGCGGAGCGGCTGTTATGCTAGGCAGTATGTTAGCCGGAACCGATGAGTCACCCGGAGAGTTTGAAATTTTTGAGGGACGTCGCTTTAAGACCTATCGTGGTATGGGTAGTATTGGCGCGATGCGAAGCGGTTCGGGCGATCGTTACTTCCAAGCTGAGACCGCTGCAGATAAACGTGTCCCTGAAGGAATTGAAGGTCGAGTAGCGTATAAAGGATCAGTCCAGGATATCTTGTATCAACTGGCTGGTGGTGTTCGCTCTGGTATGGGCTATTGCGGAACAGCTCAGATTAAGGACTTGCACGAAAAAGCTCAATTCGTTCAAATGAGTAATACTGGATTAGCTGAATCACATCCTCATGACGTTCAGATTACAAAAGAATCACCTAACTATTCACGCAAATCTTAA